The following nucleotide sequence is from Gammaproteobacteria bacterium.
CCCGACCTGCTTCGCAGGCTCTTCCCTGCGGGCGCTGCGCGCTCGGCGCAATCCACGGGGGCCTGAAGAGCAAGAGGCACTGGATGTCGATGCGTTGATTCTTGTACCCGTAGCGCGAGCCGAGCACTGGACTGAGCAAGGCTAAGCCCGAAGGGGCGCGAACAGGATGTTCGCGCTCCCGCCGTCAGGCCAGGGATGGCCTGTCGGCGGGACTCCGCAGCGAAGGAAGCGCGCAGGGCAGTCGCGGTTTCCGGCGACCCGCGCTCCGGGGGAATGGCTTTGGGCACTTTCGCCGAAACGAAAGTGCCACGCCCGCGGGTGCGGGAACCCGCTCTGAAAAACACATGCGGCCTTCGGCCGCACAATTCCGCTCTGGATTCCGGCTTCCGCCGGAATGACGAATGACGGCGGCTGCGGAGCAGCCGCACAATCTATTCCCCCGCTATCGTCATCTCTCCAACAAGTATAGATCCCGTCCGGATGCTGCCGCGCAAATCCACGTCGTTACCAATCGCGACCATGTTCTTGTACATGTCGCGCAGGTTTCCGGCGACTGTGATTTCCTCGACCGGGTAGGCAACCTCGCCGTTCTCGACCCAGAAGCCCGCGGCGCCGCGCGAATAATCGCCGGTGACATGATTCACGCCCTGCCCCATGAGGTCCGTGACCACGAGGCCCGTGCCCATGTGCTTCAGCAGGCCGGTGTAGTCCAGTGCGCCGGATTTGACGATGAGGTTGCGCACACCGCCGGCGTGGCCGGTGCTTGTGAGTTTGAGTTTGCGCGCCGCATAGCTGTCCAACAGATAGGTAGTCGCCACCCCGTGATCCACAATCTCGGCATCGCGCGTCGCTACGCCTTCGTTGTCGAAGGCCGCGCTCGCCAGCGCTTTCTCCAGATGCGGCCGCTCGGAAAGTTGCACAAAATCGGGAAACACCTGCTGTCCAGCGGCTTTCAACAGGAACGACGCTTCGCGGTACTGGGCACCTCCGCGCATGGCGCCGAGAAAGTGACCGATCAGACCGCGCGCCACTTCTGGCGTAAACAGCACCGCGGCCCGGCGCGTTCCGAGTTTGCGCGCGCCGAGCCGCGCCACAGTGCGCTCCGCGGCCTTCACGCCCACCGCTTCCACGCTTTCCAGTTCCTGCGGATCGCGTGCGGTGCTGTACCAGTAATCGCGCTGCATGCCGCCGCTCTCACCGCCGATCACAACGCAGGT
It contains:
- the pmbA gene encoding metalloprotease PmbA: MHARAKHDTTGYSRDQLDACVEQVLGEARVQGASQAEAGVSVDSGLTLTVRLAEVETLEYQRDRGIGVTVYFGQRKGSASSSDLSPSALKETVRAACSIARYTAEDDCAGLADASLMAKDFPDLDLCHPWDLAPEQAIEIAARCEAAARGFDARIRNSEGATVTTHQGLRVYGNSHGFLAGYASTTHSLTCVVIGGESGGMQRDYWYSTARDPQELESVEAVGVKAAERTVARLGARKLGTRRAAVLFTPEVARGLIGHFLGAMRGGAQYREASFLLKAAGQQVFPDFVQLSERPHLEKALASAAFDNEGVATRDAEIVDHGVATTYLLDSYAARKLKLTSTGHAGGVRNLIVKSGALDYTGLLKHMGTGLVVTDLMGQGVNHVTGDYSRGAAGFWVENGEVAYPVEEITVAGNLRDMYKNMVAIGNDVDLRGSIRTGSILVGEMTIAGE